The window AAACAATTCGTAACTGTTTCCCTCTTCATAATCTATGCCACCTCTCACACTGATTTCTCCAGTTTTCTCATTTAATGAAAAACGCTCTTGTGATTTTTCAGAGATTCGACTAAATTCATATGTCACGTCTCCATTGACGCCTTCGTCTGCATCTGATGCACTTACTGTAATAACAGGGGTATTTATCGGGGAGTTCTCTGCCAACGTGGCTGTATAGACTGCCGCAGAGAAGACTGGGGCGTTATCATTAGCATCGAGGACAATGACGTGTATGACTACAGTCCCGGATCTCCGAGGCGAACCTCCATCCACAGCTGTCAGTAATAATTTTatatcctgtttctcctctcgGTCTAATTCCTTGTCTAAAACCAAATCTCCATATTTGGTGCCTGCACTTGTCGTCTGAATACTGAACACAAAGTGAGGGTTTTCTTCCAAAATATACGTCTCAACGGAATTCGTTCCTACGTCAGCATCGTGTGCTGCGTTAATGCGATACCTTGCTCCTTTTAATGCCAACTCGCTGATCTCCAGTTTCATCACATCTTTTTGGAAAATCGGAGCATTGTCGTTTACATCTTGCACTTGCAGGGACAATCGGTGTAACTCCAAAGGCTTCTCTAGTAGGAGGTCGAATTTGAGAACACACGAGGGTTTttctccacagtgctcctctcGGTCTATTCTTTCCGCAACGACAAAATCACCGCTTTGAAGGTTGATCTCGCAGTATTGTCTGTCGTTACCTTCCACATCTACCCGCGCTTTACGAGAAGACAGTCTGCCCAGCTCCAGCCCGAGATCCTTGGCGATGTTTCCAATCACAGATCCGCGTTTGAGCTCCTCCATTACCGAGTAACTCAGGTCTCCGTGTGCGTAAAGCACCACGATAAAGAAAAAGACACAGCCCCGAAGGACGCCGCTTCCAAACATGGCTCTCAGTATTGAATTGCGTCCTTGgcgattttaaaatatatattcccacGTATGGAACAGACGCTTTTCGAATTGTGGATGACGTGaatgctattttttttccatcggCGTGGAATATATGCGGAAAACAAGGGCGGTATAATGGTTGCGCTGCAAAAATGGCTGCATGGACATTTTACTCCTTCGCTGGTCTATAGTGACACCCGCTGTAAATAATACGATACAGCAGTTATACTGAAGTtctgaaagttttatttttttagggaTACGTTGCCGAAATGTCAAAATAGCAACATGTTATATGATGTAATAATTAGCTCATTGTATAGCTataacgtctctctctctctctctctctctctctcgctctctctcgtaAAAGGAATGTTCGAAATGTATTCATGAAATAAGTAAAAAGCTCCCCTTCATCAAAACTTCGATACGAAAATGCTTTTGTTATACGGGAATCATTCCAATCTAACCAATCAGCGACTGATCACGAGAATGGCTTCAATATTACACAGCTAACATTTAGCgaattatttaattgttttgcttttaaaaaacattaaatcaaaGTATATGTATGATTCAGAGTTCGAATGTTAGATATGAAACATGCTCTTTTCTTGAAAGTAAATTCTTACATCGAACAAAAATCTAAAACGGTTGTTTCAACTGATAGACAGGACGAATAAAAGTGTCAGCATCGACACATGAAAAGAGAAAGCTGAGaatcagcaccaaggacagagACATGAGAAACAAACGGCACCTCAGGATACAGCGAAACATGCTGCTGtaaacggtaaaaaaaaaaaaaaaaagaaacacggaCGAGAGAAGTTTCTCCTCCGGTATCGGCACAACTCTAGAAGATAGGATTTGCATACATGATAGGAAATAGTCATCTGAACAATGGAAGGATAGGAAGTGTGTCAAATTAGAACATTTGAAGCTTTCAACGGGTGAACAATGAATGGAAATTATATCAATGTAAGTGAAATTCAGGCAATTCATCTCAAAGCGATATTGCATTGGCTCTATcgtaaaataatttaaagcagagtgtatcatatttgatacaatCGGCCTTTCAGGATGTTGAAACTTTGAAATcggaataattattattttctcattataATGACGCGTTCAGACGCATCTGAACTTTCGATGCGaacaaattccagatttagcccaaattataaaaatgaaagcacaatttgatgattatttttttgacaAAGTTTTCAGAGGGTTTCACGAAGACCTGATTTTATAAAAACAAGATTTTCGTGGCAATCGTTTCATGTCTCAGGCTccttaaagggttaaattaaaAATTGCACTTGTTCCTACCTCAGGCGATCCATCACCACCTCCAAACACATCAGCAAAGTCTGTTgggcttttcctcagagtctggtcagcaggcagtgtgttgtcattgtatgaCGTCACAAACTTGAAGTCACTGGTTCTCGATCCTGTTGTCAGGTATGCGTCATAATTGTAAGCGCTGCGTAAAGTTCCTGTGCCGTCAACGTCTGCGTAATTAGGAGGCAGATACGCGCCGGGGATGGCGactgctccatcaaacaacaGTCTGGGCTTTCTCCTGTGACAGAACCTCACacccaggatgatgatgatgaaggtcagaaagaaggtggacacacacaccagagcgatGATCAGATAAGACGTCAGTTTGGAATCATTCTCGtcataagaaatgtccttcagttctggcacctcagccaagttatcagaaatcagtaaatacatggagcaggtggcggagagagagggctgtccgttatctttcactgacacgataaggttctgtttcatgctgtcagattctgaaatgtcccgctgggtcctgatctctccgttgtggaggccaatagtgaaaagtcccggatccgtggatttgactatatgataggacagccaggcgttctgtccggagtccgcgtccaccgctatcactttggacaccacagagcctccgtttgcagctttggggaccagctcggtcatgaacgagctgccctccggggcggggtacaggatctgaggacagttgtcattcacatccgatatgaacacactgacggtcacgttgctgctgagcggaggagaaccgttgtctctggccgtcacgtggactttaaaactcctcagctgttcatgatcaaacgacctcacagcgtggatcacccccgtgtctccgttaaCGGATACGTAGGAGGACACCGGGGCACCGTTCACCTCACCGGCTAACACTGAATAAATGACGGTACCGTTCTGTCTCCAGTCGGGGTCTCGAGCAGTAACGGAACATAAAGTGGAgccaggtttgttattttcactcacatatgcgctgtaggactgttcctcaaacacaggtgggttgtcgttgatgtctgctacagataactggacacttttaaaggaggacagaggtggagagccctcgtcagtggcagtgattgtaatgttgtaatcagacactacttcacggtccagttgtcctgtggtcaccagagaataatagtttttaatggacgGAACCAACTTGAAAGGGACGTTCTGCTGAATAGAACAGCGGACCTGTCGGTTGTTCTCAGAGTCTCTATCCTGCACGTTAACCACGCCCACCTCTGTACCAGGTGACGCATTCTCAGGTACGGGATTGGTCAGGGATTTTACATTTATCACCGGTGCGTTGTCGTTCATATCAGTGATGTCAATGGTCACCTTTGCTTCTGACGAGAGACCGTAACCATCTTTAGCTTCAACAAACAATTCATAACTGTTTCCTTCTTCATAATCTATGCCACCTCTCACACTGATTTCTCCAGTTTTCTCATTTAATGAAAAACGCTTTTGTGATTTTTCAGAGATTCGACTAAATTCATATATGACGTCTCCATTGACGCCTTCGTCTGCATCTGATGCACTTACTGTAATAACAGGGGTATTTATCGGGGAGTTCTCTGCTAACGTGGCTGTATAGACTGCCGCAGAGAAGACTGGGGCGTTATCATTAGCATCGAGGACAATGACGTGTATGACTACAGTCCCGGATCTCCGAGGCGAACCTCCATCCACAGCTGTCAGTAATAATTTTatatcctgtttctcctctcgGTCTAATTCCTTGTCTAAAACCAAATCTCCATATTTGGTGCCTGCACTTGTCGTCTGAATACTGAATACAAAGTGAGGGTTTTCTTCCAAAATATACGTCTCAACGGAATTCGTTCCTACGTCAGCATCGTGTGCTGCGTTAATGCGATACCTTGCTCCTTTTAATGCCGACTCTTGGATCTCCAGTTTCAACACATCTTTTTGGAAAATCGGAGCATTGTCGTTTACATCTTGCACTTGCAGGGACAATCGGTGTAACTCCAAAGGCTTCTCTAGTAGGAGGTCGAATTTGAGAACACACGAGGGTTTttctccacagtgctcctctcGGTCTATTCTTTCCGCAACGACAAAATCACCGCTTTGAAGGTTGATCTCGCAGTATTGTCTGTCGTTACCTTCCACATCTACCCGAGCTTTACGAGAAGACAGTCTGCCCAGCTCCAGCCCGAGATCCTTGGCGATGTTTCCAATCACAGATCCGCGTTTGAGCTCCTCCATTACCGAGTAACTCAGGTCTCCGTGTGCGTAAAGCACCACGATAAAGAAAAAGACACAGCCCCGAAGGACGCCGCTTCCAAACATGGCTCTCAGTATTGAATTGCGTCCTTGgcgattttaaaatatatattcccacGTATGGAACAGACGCTTTTCGGATTG of the Brachionichthys hirsutus isolate HB-005 chromosome 6, CSIRO-AGI_Bhir_v1, whole genome shotgun sequence genome contains:
- the LOC137895239 gene encoding protocadherin beta-15-like; translation: MFGSGVLRGCVFFFIVVLYAHGDLSYSVMEELKRGSVIGNIAKDLGLELGRLSSRKARVDVEGNDRQYCEINLQSGDFVVAERIDREEHCGEKPSCVLKFDLLLEKPLELHRLSLQVQDVNDNAPIFQKDVLKLEIQESALKGARYRINAAHDADVGTNSVETYILEENPHFVFSIQTTSAGTKYGDLVLDKELDREEKQDIKLLLTAVDGGSPRRSGTVVIHVIVLDANDNAPVFSAAVYTATLAENSPINTPVITVSASDADEGVNGDVIYEFSRISEKSQKRFSLNEKTGEISVRGGIDYEEGNSYELFVEAKDGYGLSSEAKVTIDITDMNDNAPVINVKSLTNPVPENASPGTEVGVVNVQDRDSENNRQVRCSIQQNVPFKLVPSIKNYYSLVTTGQLDREVVSDYNITITATDEGSPPLSSFKSVQLSVADINDNPPVFEEQSYSAYVSENNKPGSTLCSVTARDPDWRQNGTVIYSVLAGEVNGAPVSSYVSVNGDTGVIHAVRSFDHEQLRSFKVHVTARDNGSPPLSSNVTVSVFISDVNDNCPQILYPAPEGSSFMTELVPKAANGGSVVSKVIAVDADSGQNAWLSYHIVKSTDPGLFTIGLHNGEIRTQRDISESDSMKQNLIVSVKDNGQPSLSATCSMYLLISDNLAEVPELKDISYDENDSKLTSYLIIALVCVSTFFLTFIIIILGVRFCHRRKPRLLFDGAVAIPGAYLPPNYADVDGTGTLRSAYNYDAYLTTGSRTSDFKFVTSYNDNTLPADQTLRKSPTDFADVFGGGDGSPEVGTSAIFNLTL